The Apostichopus japonicus isolate 1M-3 chromosome 20, ASM3797524v1, whole genome shotgun sequence genome contains a region encoding:
- the LOC139962238 gene encoding uncharacterized protein isoform X4 — MGGCSALRCTNRSEKGFKMFKYPSDPARRKVWEDKVNREGWTSSRSSCLCEVNYRPKAHFDNQQFENKRVDGKIKLRPFAVPTIFPHHPEITLSKIPKRKPPVVKRVEIPLSTMQKQVCIHDHTYILEPNSCPVVEPPTNAEPSESQLAAADNSCLMIINEITDRTVKKRIIELEAKITSLKSILIKTKESLRVMEKRTVQEREGVSKLFGADQLECLRRGSLRGVEWSPATLKKAQQIRVACGASGYQFLIKHNFPLPSRRTLERRLKKKAPVQRHVLGQALEELEGQRVNSLRELQLDRLEFQEFDEIEIRELELTQQSQSVENVV, encoded by the exons ATGGGAGGTTGTTCCGCTTTGAGGTGCACTAACCGATCTGAAAAGggatttaaaatgtttaaatatcCTTCTGATCCTGCACGGAGGAAAGTATGGGAAGATAAAGTTAACAGGGAAGGATGGACGTCTTCGCGTAGTAGCTGCCTGTGTGAGGTAAATTATAGGCCTAAG GCACACTTTGACAACcaacaatttgaaaataaaagagtTGATGGGAAAATAAAGCTGAGACCTTTTGCAGTGCCAACCATCTTCCCTCATCATCCAGAAATAACCCTAAGCAAAATACCAAAGAGGAAACCACCAGTAGTGAAGAGAGTAGAGATACCTCTGAGCACAATGCAGAAACAGGTCTGCATACATGACCACACATACATTCTTGAACCAAACAGTTGCCCTGTGGTTGAACCACCAACGAATGCTGAGCCCAGTGAATCACAAT TAGCAGCAGCAGACAACAGTTGCTTAATGATTATTAATGAAATTACTGATCGGACTGTAAAGAAGAGAATAATTGAGTTGGAGGCAAAGATAACATCACTAAAATCGATCCTGATAAAGACTAAGGAATCACTCAGGGTGATGGAGAAGAGAACAGTTCAGGAGAGAGAAGGGGTGTCAAAGTTGTTTGGGGCCGATCAACTTGAGTGTCTCAGAAGAGGGAGTTTGAGGGGTGTAGAATGGTCACCTGCGACACTGAAGAAAGCTCAACAAATCAGAGTCGCTTGTGGAGCATCTGGATACCAGTTTCTCATCAAGCATAACTTCCCATTGCCTTCGCGGAGGACCCTGGAAAGAAGGTTAAAGAAGAAGGCACCAGTACAGCGTCATGTCCTCGGACAAGCGTTGGAGGAATTAGAGGGCCAGAGAGTTAACTCATTACGTGAATTGCAACTCGACAGGCTTGAGTTCCAAGAGTTTGATGAAATAGAAATCAGAGAATTGGAATTAACACAACAGAGTCAGAgtgttgaaaatgttgtttag
- the LOC139962238 gene encoding uncharacterized protein isoform X6 translates to MGGCSALRCTNRSEKGFKMFKYPSDPARRKVWEDKVNREGWTSSRSSCLCEAHFDNQQFENKRVDGKIKLRPFAVPTIFPHHPEITLSKIPKRKPPVVKRVEIPLSTMQKQVCIHDHTYILEPNSCPVVEPPTNAEPSESQSAAVAAADNSCLMIINEITDRTVKKRIIELEAKITSLKSILIKTKESLRVMEKRTVQEREGVSKLFGADQLECLRRGSLRGVEWSPATLKKAQQIRVACGASGYQFLIKHNFPLPSRRTLERRLKKKAPVQRHVLGQALEELEGQRVNSLRELQLDRLEFQEFDEIEIRELELTQQSQSVENVV, encoded by the exons ATGGGAGGTTGTTCCGCTTTGAGGTGCACTAACCGATCTGAAAAGggatttaaaatgtttaaatatcCTTCTGATCCTGCACGGAGGAAAGTATGGGAAGATAAAGTTAACAGGGAAGGATGGACGTCTTCGCGTAGTAGCTGCCTGTGTGAG GCACACTTTGACAACcaacaatttgaaaataaaagagtTGATGGGAAAATAAAGCTGAGACCTTTTGCAGTGCCAACCATCTTCCCTCATCATCCAGAAATAACCCTAAGCAAAATACCAAAGAGGAAACCACCAGTAGTGAAGAGAGTAGAGATACCTCTGAGCACAATGCAGAAACAGGTCTGCATACATGACCACACATACATTCTTGAACCAAACAGTTGCCCTGTGGTTGAACCACCAACGAATGCTGAGCCCAGTGAATCACAAT cAGCAGCAGTAGCAGCAGCAGACAACAGTTGCTTAATGATTATTAATGAAATTACTGATCGGACTGTAAAGAAGAGAATAATTGAGTTGGAGGCAAAGATAACATCACTAAAATCGATCCTGATAAAGACTAAGGAATCACTCAGGGTGATGGAGAAGAGAACAGTTCAGGAGAGAGAAGGGGTGTCAAAGTTGTTTGGGGCCGATCAACTTGAGTGTCTCAGAAGAGGGAGTTTGAGGGGTGTAGAATGGTCACCTGCGACACTGAAGAAAGCTCAACAAATCAGAGTCGCTTGTGGAGCATCTGGATACCAGTTTCTCATCAAGCATAACTTCCCATTGCCTTCGCGGAGGACCCTGGAAAGAAGGTTAAAGAAGAAGGCACCAGTACAGCGTCATGTCCTCGGACAAGCGTTGGAGGAATTAGAGGGCCAGAGAGTTAACTCATTACGTGAATTGCAACTCGACAGGCTTGAGTTCCAAGAGTTTGATGAAATAGAAATCAGAGAATTGGAATTAACACAACAGAGTCAGAgtgttgaaaatgttgtttag
- the LOC139962238 gene encoding uncharacterized protein isoform X1 has protein sequence MGGCSALRCTNRSEKGFKMFKYPSDPARRKVWEDKVNREGWTSSRSSCLCEVNYRPKAHFDNQQFENKRVDGKIKLRPFAVPTIFPHHPEITLSKIPKRKPPVVKRVEIPLSTMQKQVCIHDHTYILEPNSCPVVEPPTNAEPSESQSAAVAAADNSCLMIINEITDRTVKKRIIELEAKITSLKSILIKTKESLRVMEKRTVQEREGVSKLFGADQLECLRRGSLRGVEWSPATLKKAQQIRVACGASGYQFLIKHNFPLPSRRTLERRLKKKAPVQRHVLGQALEELEGQRVNSLRELQLDRLEFQEFDEIEIRELELTQQSQSVENVV, from the exons ATGGGAGGTTGTTCCGCTTTGAGGTGCACTAACCGATCTGAAAAGggatttaaaatgtttaaatatcCTTCTGATCCTGCACGGAGGAAAGTATGGGAAGATAAAGTTAACAGGGAAGGATGGACGTCTTCGCGTAGTAGCTGCCTGTGTGAGGTAAATTATAGGCCTAAG GCACACTTTGACAACcaacaatttgaaaataaaagagtTGATGGGAAAATAAAGCTGAGACCTTTTGCAGTGCCAACCATCTTCCCTCATCATCCAGAAATAACCCTAAGCAAAATACCAAAGAGGAAACCACCAGTAGTGAAGAGAGTAGAGATACCTCTGAGCACAATGCAGAAACAGGTCTGCATACATGACCACACATACATTCTTGAACCAAACAGTTGCCCTGTGGTTGAACCACCAACGAATGCTGAGCCCAGTGAATCACAAT cAGCAGCAGTAGCAGCAGCAGACAACAGTTGCTTAATGATTATTAATGAAATTACTGATCGGACTGTAAAGAAGAGAATAATTGAGTTGGAGGCAAAGATAACATCACTAAAATCGATCCTGATAAAGACTAAGGAATCACTCAGGGTGATGGAGAAGAGAACAGTTCAGGAGAGAGAAGGGGTGTCAAAGTTGTTTGGGGCCGATCAACTTGAGTGTCTCAGAAGAGGGAGTTTGAGGGGTGTAGAATGGTCACCTGCGACACTGAAGAAAGCTCAACAAATCAGAGTCGCTTGTGGAGCATCTGGATACCAGTTTCTCATCAAGCATAACTTCCCATTGCCTTCGCGGAGGACCCTGGAAAGAAGGTTAAAGAAGAAGGCACCAGTACAGCGTCATGTCCTCGGACAAGCGTTGGAGGAATTAGAGGGCCAGAGAGTTAACTCATTACGTGAATTGCAACTCGACAGGCTTGAGTTCCAAGAGTTTGATGAAATAGAAATCAGAGAATTGGAATTAACACAACAGAGTCAGAgtgttgaaaatgttgtttag
- the LOC139962238 gene encoding uncharacterized protein isoform X3 encodes MGGCSALRCTNRSEKGFKMFKYPSDPARRKVWEDKVNREGWTSSRSSCLCEVNYRPKAHFDNQQFENKRVDGKIKLRPFAVPTIFPHHPEITLSKIPKRKPPVVKRVEIPLSTMQKQVCIHDHTYILEPNSCPVVEPPTNAEPSESQSVAAADNSCLMIINEITDRTVKKRIIELEAKITSLKSILIKTKESLRVMEKRTVQEREGVSKLFGADQLECLRRGSLRGVEWSPATLKKAQQIRVACGASGYQFLIKHNFPLPSRRTLERRLKKKAPVQRHVLGQALEELEGQRVNSLRELQLDRLEFQEFDEIEIRELELTQQSQSVENVV; translated from the exons ATGGGAGGTTGTTCCGCTTTGAGGTGCACTAACCGATCTGAAAAGggatttaaaatgtttaaatatcCTTCTGATCCTGCACGGAGGAAAGTATGGGAAGATAAAGTTAACAGGGAAGGATGGACGTCTTCGCGTAGTAGCTGCCTGTGTGAGGTAAATTATAGGCCTAAG GCACACTTTGACAACcaacaatttgaaaataaaagagtTGATGGGAAAATAAAGCTGAGACCTTTTGCAGTGCCAACCATCTTCCCTCATCATCCAGAAATAACCCTAAGCAAAATACCAAAGAGGAAACCACCAGTAGTGAAGAGAGTAGAGATACCTCTGAGCACAATGCAGAAACAGGTCTGCATACATGACCACACATACATTCTTGAACCAAACAGTTGCCCTGTGGTTGAACCACCAACGAATGCTGAGCCCAGTGAATCACAAT CAGTAGCAGCAGCAGACAACAGTTGCTTAATGATTATTAATGAAATTACTGATCGGACTGTAAAGAAGAGAATAATTGAGTTGGAGGCAAAGATAACATCACTAAAATCGATCCTGATAAAGACTAAGGAATCACTCAGGGTGATGGAGAAGAGAACAGTTCAGGAGAGAGAAGGGGTGTCAAAGTTGTTTGGGGCCGATCAACTTGAGTGTCTCAGAAGAGGGAGTTTGAGGGGTGTAGAATGGTCACCTGCGACACTGAAGAAAGCTCAACAAATCAGAGTCGCTTGTGGAGCATCTGGATACCAGTTTCTCATCAAGCATAACTTCCCATTGCCTTCGCGGAGGACCCTGGAAAGAAGGTTAAAGAAGAAGGCACCAGTACAGCGTCATGTCCTCGGACAAGCGTTGGAGGAATTAGAGGGCCAGAGAGTTAACTCATTACGTGAATTGCAACTCGACAGGCTTGAGTTCCAAGAGTTTGATGAAATAGAAATCAGAGAATTGGAATTAACACAACAGAGTCAGAgtgttgaaaatgttgtttag
- the LOC139961553 gene encoding uncharacterized protein, which translates to MIETLQPISNEDISSPSKLQTFNKDKNDIKIQSHKKTVRHTVRAKKLDERQLFKFLKSLEENKTKRMLQIDKEVAEVEKTLTKLLADQSEASLAKRSQTKASFANTESLKTEKKRKRKAKTIQSLDVLEPNYEQFNRTNVSTKRVDKLLDSYYRFDEFGNRLQVTPLLSSANSSERASNDPDARIAWDISDFSPSELRLYSASASDGGSENASQSGPQTRASSSSPIKSGKLRKEKELRALNVRTGSKEHAQMTSQSNAENRAVDGDLGGIGKTLESNGRLLVSPQRNVVRKSGVIKVPALFVEELASTPVSKGTESSERILLTDESDEEILIEEYQKQSASQLPQRFDFDFSISPTSMAEVDPTLPVKSSSSQCRIPDCIFHDRTLRSNPPEEYDLLNDYYRTSVNSRAKQTGTPVVLPIFQSPSDLRKDALSARRTALSAPSPTPSEIVRDITYTPKNSYDEMNNADLDVVRSVRRPMKGSNREQMLRDKEANVRYTFDLMRQKMSAKVPPDFNTNYGAPTPKWKILNPLKLRHKINHSSPLHRMWKQ; encoded by the coding sequence ATGATTGAAACGTTGCAACCCATTTCAAACGAAGACATTTCAAGTCCTTCAAAACTTCAAACATTTAACAAGGACAAAAATGACATTAAGATACAGAGCCATAAGAAGACGGTAAGACACACTGTGAGAGCTAAGAAACTTGATGAAAGACAATTGTTTAAATTTCTGAAATCGttggaagaaaataaaacaaaacgtaTGTTACAAATTGACAAGGAAGTCGCTGAAGTTGAGAAAACATTGACTAAATTATTGGCTGATCAAAGTGAAGCTTCATTAGCGAAACGTTCTCAAACCAAAGCATCATTTGCTAATACGGAATCTTTAAAAACTGAGAAAAAACGGAAACGTAAAGCAAAGACTATCCAAAGTCTTGATGTATTAGAACCTAATTATGAGCAGTTTAACAGGACAAACGTATCGACGAAGAGGGTTGATAAACTTTTAGACAGTTACTACAGGTTTGATGAGTTTGGGAACCGCCTGCAAGTTACACCGTTACTTAGTTCAGCCAATTCATCGGAACGCGCAAGTAACGATCCAGATGCTCGCATTGCCTGGGATATATCTGATTTTTCTCCGTCTGAATTGCGCTTATATTCCGCAAGCGCTAGCGATGGCGGGTCAGAAAACGCGTCACAAAGCGGTCCGCAGACACGAGCATCCAGTTCGTCTCCCATAAAGAGTGGCAAGTTACGCAAAGAGAAAGAACTGCGCGCTTTGAATGTACGAACGGGGAGTAAAGAACACGCCCAGATGACGTCACAGTCGAATGCAGAAAATCGGGCAGTTGATGGTGATCTCGGTGGAATTGGGAAGACCTTAGAAAGCAACGGACGGTTGCTAGTAAGCCCTCAAAGAAATGTCGTCAGAAAGTCCGGAGTAATAAAAGTTCCCGCGCTTTTTGTTGAGGAGTTAGCCTCAACACCGGTTTCTAAAGGAACGGAAAGTAGCGAGAGAATACTATTGACTGATGAAAGCGATGAGGAAATTCTTATAGAAGAATATCAAAAGCAGTCTGCTAGTCAACTGCCTCAGAGATTTGATTTCGATTTCAGCATTTCCCCAACCTCCATGGCAGAGGTTGACCCGACGTTACCAGTGAAAAGTTCTTCTTCCCAGTGTCGAATTCCAGACTGTATTTTTCATGACAGGACACTAAGGAGTAATCCGCCTGAAGAATATGACTTGCTTAATGACTATTACAGGACATCCGTTAACTCTCGGGCAAAGCAGACGGGAACTCCGGTAGTTTTGCCAATTTTTCAATCCCCAAGTGATTTACGTAAAGACGCCTTATCGGCACGGAGAACTGCTTTATCGGCTCCTTCGCCGACTCCGTCAGAAATTGTTCGAGACATTACATATACTCCTAAAAATAGTTATGACGAGATGAATAATGCTGACTTGGATGTTGTTCGATCTGTGAGGAGGCCTATGAAGGGGTCCAATCGGGAACAAATGTTAAGAGATAAGGAAGCTAATGTTAGATATACATTTGATCTGATGCGCCAGAAAATGTCTGCCAAGGTGCCTCCTGATTTCAATACAAATTACGGAGCGCCGACTCCTAAGTGGAAAATTCTTAATCCATTGAAACTGAGGCATAAGATTAATCATTCGTCACCTCTTCATCGTATGTGGAAACAGTGA
- the LOC139962238 gene encoding uncharacterized protein isoform X2: MGGCSALRCTNRSEKGFKMFKYPSDPARRKVWEDKVNREGWTSSRSSCLCEVNYRPKAHFDNQQFENKRVDGKIKLRPFAVPTIFPHHPEITLSKIPKRKPPVVKRVEIPLSTMQKQVCIHDHTYILEPNSCPVVEPPTNAEPSESQSAVAAADNSCLMIINEITDRTVKKRIIELEAKITSLKSILIKTKESLRVMEKRTVQEREGVSKLFGADQLECLRRGSLRGVEWSPATLKKAQQIRVACGASGYQFLIKHNFPLPSRRTLERRLKKKAPVQRHVLGQALEELEGQRVNSLRELQLDRLEFQEFDEIEIRELELTQQSQSVENVV; the protein is encoded by the exons ATGGGAGGTTGTTCCGCTTTGAGGTGCACTAACCGATCTGAAAAGggatttaaaatgtttaaatatcCTTCTGATCCTGCACGGAGGAAAGTATGGGAAGATAAAGTTAACAGGGAAGGATGGACGTCTTCGCGTAGTAGCTGCCTGTGTGAGGTAAATTATAGGCCTAAG GCACACTTTGACAACcaacaatttgaaaataaaagagtTGATGGGAAAATAAAGCTGAGACCTTTTGCAGTGCCAACCATCTTCCCTCATCATCCAGAAATAACCCTAAGCAAAATACCAAAGAGGAAACCACCAGTAGTGAAGAGAGTAGAGATACCTCTGAGCACAATGCAGAAACAGGTCTGCATACATGACCACACATACATTCTTGAACCAAACAGTTGCCCTGTGGTTGAACCACCAACGAATGCTGAGCCCAGTGAATCACAAT CAGCAGTAGCAGCAGCAGACAACAGTTGCTTAATGATTATTAATGAAATTACTGATCGGACTGTAAAGAAGAGAATAATTGAGTTGGAGGCAAAGATAACATCACTAAAATCGATCCTGATAAAGACTAAGGAATCACTCAGGGTGATGGAGAAGAGAACAGTTCAGGAGAGAGAAGGGGTGTCAAAGTTGTTTGGGGCCGATCAACTTGAGTGTCTCAGAAGAGGGAGTTTGAGGGGTGTAGAATGGTCACCTGCGACACTGAAGAAAGCTCAACAAATCAGAGTCGCTTGTGGAGCATCTGGATACCAGTTTCTCATCAAGCATAACTTCCCATTGCCTTCGCGGAGGACCCTGGAAAGAAGGTTAAAGAAGAAGGCACCAGTACAGCGTCATGTCCTCGGACAAGCGTTGGAGGAATTAGAGGGCCAGAGAGTTAACTCATTACGTGAATTGCAACTCGACAGGCTTGAGTTCCAAGAGTTTGATGAAATAGAAATCAGAGAATTGGAATTAACACAACAGAGTCAGAgtgttgaaaatgttgtttag
- the LOC139962238 gene encoding uncharacterized protein isoform X5, which yields MGGCSALRCTNRSEKGFKMFKYPSDPARRKVWEDKVNREGWTSSRSSCLCEVNYRPKAHFDNQQFENKRVDGKIKLRPFAVPTIFPHHPEITLSKIPKRKPPVVKRVEIPLSTMQKQVCIHDHTYILEPNSCPVVEPPTNAEPSESQSADNSCLMIINEITDRTVKKRIIELEAKITSLKSILIKTKESLRVMEKRTVQEREGVSKLFGADQLECLRRGSLRGVEWSPATLKKAQQIRVACGASGYQFLIKHNFPLPSRRTLERRLKKKAPVQRHVLGQALEELEGQRVNSLRELQLDRLEFQEFDEIEIRELELTQQSQSVENVV from the exons ATGGGAGGTTGTTCCGCTTTGAGGTGCACTAACCGATCTGAAAAGggatttaaaatgtttaaatatcCTTCTGATCCTGCACGGAGGAAAGTATGGGAAGATAAAGTTAACAGGGAAGGATGGACGTCTTCGCGTAGTAGCTGCCTGTGTGAGGTAAATTATAGGCCTAAG GCACACTTTGACAACcaacaatttgaaaataaaagagtTGATGGGAAAATAAAGCTGAGACCTTTTGCAGTGCCAACCATCTTCCCTCATCATCCAGAAATAACCCTAAGCAAAATACCAAAGAGGAAACCACCAGTAGTGAAGAGAGTAGAGATACCTCTGAGCACAATGCAGAAACAGGTCTGCATACATGACCACACATACATTCTTGAACCAAACAGTTGCCCTGTGGTTGAACCACCAACGAATGCTGAGCCCAGTGAATCACAAT CAGCAGACAACAGTTGCTTAATGATTATTAATGAAATTACTGATCGGACTGTAAAGAAGAGAATAATTGAGTTGGAGGCAAAGATAACATCACTAAAATCGATCCTGATAAAGACTAAGGAATCACTCAGGGTGATGGAGAAGAGAACAGTTCAGGAGAGAGAAGGGGTGTCAAAGTTGTTTGGGGCCGATCAACTTGAGTGTCTCAGAAGAGGGAGTTTGAGGGGTGTAGAATGGTCACCTGCGACACTGAAGAAAGCTCAACAAATCAGAGTCGCTTGTGGAGCATCTGGATACCAGTTTCTCATCAAGCATAACTTCCCATTGCCTTCGCGGAGGACCCTGGAAAGAAGGTTAAAGAAGAAGGCACCAGTACAGCGTCATGTCCTCGGACAAGCGTTGGAGGAATTAGAGGGCCAGAGAGTTAACTCATTACGTGAATTGCAACTCGACAGGCTTGAGTTCCAAGAGTTTGATGAAATAGAAATCAGAGAATTGGAATTAACACAACAGAGTCAGAgtgttgaaaatgttgtttag